The following proteins are co-located in the Halarcobacter sp. genome:
- a CDS encoding tetratricopeptide repeat protein produces MSLKDNVNYVKDEISSEEKFLESFVKVERFYKKNKIVIISVVVIIIALVIGFFVTKSIQESNKIEANIALNKVLDNPKDNEALNILKDKNKNLYEIAQYLNSKKEGKVIDVDVKFLKDLTAYQKALEENSAEKLNSVSMQNDFLLKEFAIFNKAVILTENGKYKEAKNTLKMIQSDSKVNDLVNILKHYLATK; encoded by the coding sequence ATGAGTTTAAAAGATAATGTAAACTATGTTAAAGATGAAATTAGTAGTGAAGAGAAATTTCTTGAAAGCTTTGTAAAAGTTGAAAGATTTTATAAAAAAAATAAAATTGTAATTATTTCTGTTGTTGTTATTATAATAGCACTTGTTATTGGTTTTTTTGTAACTAAAAGTATTCAAGAATCAAACAAGATTGAAGCCAACATAGCACTAAATAAAGTTTTAGATAATCCAAAAGATAATGAAGCTTTAAATATTTTAAAAGATAAAAATAAAAATTTATATGAAATAGCACAATATCTAAACTCTAAAAAAGAGGGAAAAGTTATTGATGTTGATGTTAAATTTTTAAAAGACTTAACTGCATACCAAAAAGCTTTAGAAGAAAACAGTGCTGAAAAATTAAATTCAGTATCTATGCAAAATGACTTTTTGTTAAAAGAGTTTGCTATTTTTAATAAAGCAGTAATATTAACAGAAAATGGTAAGTACAAAGAAGCAAAAAATACTTTAAAAATGATTCAAAGTGATTCAAAAGTTAACGATTTAGTTAATATTTTAAAACACTATTTAGCAACAAAATAA
- a CDS encoding nucleotide pyrophosphohydrolase, with the protein MDMKNIESIISKFSKDRDWDKFHNPKNLVMAMSVEASELVEIFQWLDFEQAQNLSEEKKEHVKQEIADIVVYLTRICMTYNIDLEKAILEKMKMNEKKYPLFDENGKKINYGKKK; encoded by the coding sequence ATGGATATGAAAAATATTGAAAGTATTATTAGTAAGTTTTCAAAAGACAGAGATTGGGATAAATTTCATAACCCAAAAAATTTAGTTATGGCGATGAGTGTTGAGGCATCAGAGTTAGTTGAGATATTCCAATGGTTAGACTTTGAACAAGCACAAAATCTATCAGAAGAGAAAAAAGAACATGTAAAACAAGAGATTGCTGATATTGTTGTTTATCTTACTAGAATATGTATGACTTATAATATAGATTTAGAAAAAGCTATTCTAGAAAAAATGAAAATGAATGAAAAAAAATACCCTTTATTTGATGAAAATGGGAAAAAAATAAACTATGGAAAGAAAAAATGA
- a CDS encoding tRNA pseudouridine(13) synthase TruD has translation MIERVFAQKHKPLDFKFFQNRDDFIVEENPIKFSPKGNFIVAKIKKRDLGTWDLISKLSKQLNIYENEIGYAGLKDKNATTTQYISVPKKYSKELQKFKSKNIEILDTRLHSSKLNIGDLLGNHFKIRLHEVDESSLYKIEKVLKEISKFGLPNYFGYQRFGNDTKENLEKAKQLIYGDLVIKDKKISKMLISQYQSYFFNSWLAKRIKLSKEEFILMEGDVFKDYKKEKLFTPKTITKNITMSFSKKEIIPTGLLPGRKVFRAQSKARELEEKYDDLYIQEKGFRRDALVYPSNTEIKYFKENKQLTISFTLPKSSYATVLIENIANKNFKN, from the coding sequence ATGATAGAAAGAGTATTTGCTCAAAAACATAAACCTTTGGACTTTAAGTTTTTTCAAAATAGAGATGATTTTATTGTTGAAGAAAATCCAATAAAATTTAGCCCTAAGGGTAATTTTATTGTTGCAAAAATAAAGAAAAGAGATCTGGGTACTTGGGATTTAATTTCAAAATTATCAAAACAATTAAATATTTATGAAAATGAGATTGGCTATGCTGGATTAAAAGATAAGAATGCAACAACAACTCAATATATTTCTGTACCAAAAAAATATAGTAAAGAGTTACAAAAATTTAAATCAAAAAATATTGAAATTTTAGATACAAGATTACATAGTTCAAAATTAAATATTGGTGATTTATTAGGTAACCATTTTAAAATAAGGCTTCATGAAGTTGATGAGTCTAGCCTATATAAAATAGAAAAAGTTTTAAAAGAGATTTCTAAATTTGGTTTGCCAAACTATTTTGGATATCAACGTTTTGGAAACGATACTAAAGAAAATTTAGAAAAAGCAAAACAGTTAATATATGGCGATTTAGTTATAAAAGATAAAAAAATCTCTAAAATGTTGATCTCTCAGTATCAAAGTTATTTTTTTAATTCTTGGCTTGCTAAAAGAATTAAATTAAGTAAGGAAGAGTTTATACTTATGGAGGGGGATGTTTTCAAAGATTATAAAAAAGAAAAATTATTTACTCCAAAAACTATTACTAAAAATATTACTATGAGTTTTTCAAAAAAAGAGATTATCCCTACTGGATTATTACCTGGAAGAAAAGTTTTTAGAGCTCAAAGTAAAGCTAGAGAATTAGAAGAAAAATATGATGATTTATATATACAAGAAAAAGGTTTTAGAAGAGATGCTTTAGTTTATCCTTCAAATACAGAAATTAAATATTTTAAAGAGAATAAACAATTAACTATCAGTTTTACTTTACCTAAAAGCTCATATGCAACTGTACTAATTGAAAATATTGCAAATAAGAATTTTAAAAATTAG
- a CDS encoding ATP-binding protein, whose amino-acid sequence MNNKYEILVENINSLIEQSIEDKAKATLNIALSISKFASKNKLFTQLDHKKFEILKDISEEIKQNSNFKNLWVHIVDKEGFSRYRTWSTKKDDNILSKRKELIDLIKNPRISSVISVGVYDITFKSIIPIYENGTFEGFIETITKFNSIAQKFQNDKMDFLLLVDKKYKQQIKKPFSKKFIEDYYVANIDAKDDLINFVQKNLNEILNIKGYEIRDNKFITIYKLYDFKKEKMAYIFTFQDYEKVFSKEINNLENFIKIISYLTLLVVISILIIYYYFNKSRYTTKLENEVNIRTKEIKDLSKRYKQVFEGSNSMKFLIDPKTKQIFDVNNATVNFYGYSKEQLTSFKITDLQVENIDEDFITEQILKNNEHKFNVKHKISSGKIKDMEVYASSIDIGEKKYIYTIVRDVTKELKLKKEYEKKQKLFYQQAKMASMGEMLENIAHQWRQPLSTITTAASGMKVKKDFAQLDDEFFEESVDIIIKSSNYLSHTIEDFRNFFRHSNNFEYFEIVDAIKDCMTILKLKFRINEVTITFAGDTETKINGYKNEFIQVFLNLINNSIDVFKTKKIKQGEILIEINNLNKNIEIIYHDNAEGIDEAIIDKIFEPYFTTKHKSQGTGIGLYMSEEIINRHFKGNLSVKNSSFKIKEKEYFGAEFKIIIPNED is encoded by the coding sequence ATGAATAATAAATATGAGATATTAGTAGAAAATATCAATTCACTAATAGAGCAATCTATTGAAGATAAAGCAAAAGCAACGTTAAACATAGCACTTTCTATCTCTAAATTCGCATCAAAAAATAAACTATTTACACAATTAGACCATAAAAAATTTGAAATTTTAAAAGATATTTCGGAAGAAATAAAACAAAATAGTAATTTTAAAAATCTTTGGGTTCATATTGTAGATAAAGAGGGTTTCAGTAGATATAGAACATGGTCAACAAAAAAAGATGATAATATTTTATCAAAAAGAAAAGAATTAATTGATTTAATCAAAAATCCAAGAATCTCAAGCGTGATTAGTGTTGGGGTTTATGATATTACTTTTAAAAGTATAATTCCAATATATGAAAATGGAACTTTTGAAGGTTTTATTGAAACAATAACTAAATTTAATTCTATTGCTCAAAAGTTCCAAAACGATAAAATGGATTTTTTACTATTAGTTGATAAAAAATATAAACAACAAATAAAAAAACCTTTTAGTAAAAAATTTATTGAAGATTATTATGTTGCCAATATAGATGCAAAAGATGATTTAATAAATTTTGTTCAAAAGAATTTAAATGAAATACTTAATATAAAAGGCTATGAAATTAGAGATAATAAATTTATCACTATTTATAAACTTTATGATTTCAAAAAAGAAAAAATGGCTTATATATTTACATTTCAAGATTATGAAAAAGTATTTTCAAAAGAGATAAATAATCTTGAAAATTTTATTAAAATCATTTCCTATTTAACACTTCTAGTTGTTATTTCTATTTTAATAATATATTATTATTTTAATAAATCTAGATATACAACTAAATTAGAAAATGAAGTTAACATAAGAACAAAAGAGATAAAAGATTTAAGTAAAAGATATAAACAAGTTTTTGAAGGTTCAAATTCAATGAAGTTTTTAATTGACCCAAAAACTAAACAAATTTTTGATGTAAATAATGCAACAGTTAATTTTTATGGATATTCTAAAGAACAACTTACAAGTTTCAAAATTACTGACTTACAAGTAGAAAATATAGATGAAGATTTTATAACAGAACAAATACTAAAAAACAATGAACATAAATTTAATGTAAAACATAAAATATCTTCTGGAAAAATAAAAGATATGGAAGTTTATGCTTCATCTATAGATATTGGAGAAAAAAAATATATATACACAATTGTGCGAGATGTTACTAAAGAATTAAAATTAAAAAAAGAGTATGAAAAAAAACAAAAACTATTTTATCAACAAGCTAAAATGGCTTCAATGGGTGAGATGCTAGAGAATATTGCCCATCAATGGAGACAACCTTTATCAACTATTACAACTGCTGCTTCTGGTATGAAAGTTAAAAAAGATTTTGCACAATTAGATGATGAATTTTTTGAAGAATCTGTAGATATAATAATAAAATCATCAAATTATTTATCACACACAATTGAAGATTTTAGAAATTTCTTTAGACATAGTAATAACTTTGAATATTTTGAAATAGTTGATGCAATTAAAGATTGTATGACAATATTAAAATTAAAATTTCGTATAAATGAAGTTACTATAACTTTTGCTGGAGATACTGAAACTAAAATTAATGGATATAAAAATGAATTTATTCAAGTATTTTTAAATCTTATTAACAATAGTATAGATGTTTTTAAAACAAAGAAAATTAAACAAGGTGAGATTTTAATAGAGATTAATAATCTAAATAAAAATATTGAAATAATATATCATGATAATGCAGAAGGGATAGATGAAGCTATAATTGATAAAATTTTTGAACCATATTTTACAACAAAACACAAGTCTCAAGGTACAGGTATAGGACTTTATATGAGTGAAGAGATTATAAATAGACACTTTAAAGGAAATTTATCTGTAAAGAATTCTTCATTTAAGATAAAAGAAAAAGAGTATTTTGGGGCAGAGTTTAAAATTATAATTCCAAATGAAGATTAA
- a CDS encoding nucleoside 2-deoxyribosyltransferase: MKKIYIAGPDVFEKNSIEIGKKYVELCKKYGFIGLYPLDNQIDFNQKKQKIAQDIFFANKKLIEECDIVIANLNSFRGKESDSGTVWECGYAYGLKKEVYGYISTSNTYIQQFNINEIKYENGIYYDLEDRAIEDFDYPLNLMLSCSIKKILVGDFEKVLAQL; this comes from the coding sequence ATGAAAAAAATATATATTGCAGGACCTGATGTGTTCGAAAAAAACTCAATAGAAATTGGCAAAAAATATGTTGAACTTTGTAAAAAATATGGTTTTATTGGTTTATATCCTTTAGATAATCAAATAGATTTTAATCAAAAAAAACAAAAAATTGCCCAAGATATTTTTTTTGCGAATAAAAAACTAATTGAAGAGTGTGATATAGTAATTGCAAATTTAAACTCTTTTAGAGGGAAAGAATCTGATAGTGGTACAGTTTGGGAATGTGGTTATGCATATGGCTTAAAAAAGGAAGTTTATGGATATATAAGTACCAGTAATACATATATTCAACAATTTAATATCAATGAAATAAAGTATGAAAATGGTATTTATTATGATTTAGAAGATAGAGCAATAGAAGATTTTGATTATCCTTTAAACCTTATGTTATCATGTTCTATAAAGAAAATTCTTGTAGGAGACTTTGAAAAAGTATTAGCTCAGTTATGA
- a CDS encoding diguanylate cyclase, with protein sequence MGKTSKTLFSLISIYLLLGVFLGSLSYKFFIDDFIFLEENQNKDNITSLANILNEDLIYLEKITNDYSKWDETYNFIENGNDIYIYDNFREDAQTLEDLGIDAFIYVDKNDNIIFSTYNKRINYFNIDKTKLEKDLLVDLENVDEVSTLYMFENKLFYVFKSKILRSDFLGKYRGYILSIKHVDLDYLKQITSSIFDNIVLKNIDKVASKPDVKIRLNHLKNVNAYVNIYDNQIINKVEFFNYKNQYLTTFVTTNKNSIILQGKHTIKIFNFIGAIILLIVFIVIFQKQRLIIEQNELLNEKVNKRTKQLTRAYRSLKVKNKELYKLAHTDFLTSIRNRANFFENSIKLLKKSNNENKKFSVLMIDIDHFKKINDTYGHDTGDKVLIEFCNIVNDIIQKDMIFGRLGGEEFAITIFNKEQSSIYKLSEKIRDKCATSQIKVEDINIQFTISMGVVFKENENESIDEILHKADQLLYKAKNSGRNRVVRAV encoded by the coding sequence ATGGGAAAAACTTCAAAAACACTCTTCTCTTTGATTTCTATATATTTACTTTTGGGAGTATTTTTAGGCTCATTAAGTTATAAATTTTTTATTGATGATTTTATTTTTTTAGAGGAGAATCAGAATAAAGATAATATAACATCATTAGCTAATATTTTAAATGAAGACTTAATATATTTAGAAAAAATTACAAATGACTATTCAAAATGGGACGAGACTTACAATTTTATAGAAAATGGAAATGATATCTATATTTATGATAACTTTAGAGAAGATGCACAAACTTTAGAAGATTTAGGTATAGATGCATTTATCTATGTTGATAAAAATGATAATATAATTTTTTCAACTTATAATAAAAGAATTAATTATTTTAACATTGATAAAACAAAACTTGAAAAAGATTTATTAGTAGACTTAGAAAATGTAGATGAAGTTTCAACACTTTATATGTTTGAAAATAAACTATTTTATGTTTTTAAATCAAAAATATTAAGAAGTGACTTTTTGGGTAAATATAGAGGATATATATTATCTATAAAGCATGTTGATTTAGATTATTTAAAGCAAATAACTAGCTCTATTTTTGATAATATTGTTTTAAAAAATATCGATAAGGTGGCAAGTAAACCTGATGTAAAAATAAGGCTTAATCATTTAAAAAATGTAAATGCATATGTAAATATTTATGACAATCAAATTATTAATAAAGTTGAGTTTTTTAATTATAAAAATCAGTATTTAACTACATTTGTCACTACAAATAAAAATTCAATAATTTTACAAGGAAAACATACTATAAAAATATTCAATTTTATTGGAGCAATAATCTTACTTATTGTATTTATTGTAATTTTCCAAAAACAAAGATTGATTATTGAGCAAAATGAATTATTAAATGAAAAAGTTAATAAAAGAACAAAACAGCTGACAAGAGCTTACCGAAGTTTAAAAGTTAAAAATAAAGAGCTTTATAAACTTGCACATACTGATTTTCTAACAAGTATTAGAAATCGGGCAAACTTTTTTGAAAATAGTATTAAACTTTTAAAAAAATCAAATAATGAAAACAAAAAGTTTTCGGTTCTTATGATTGATATAGATCATTTTAAAAAAATAAACGATACATATGGTCATGATACAGGGGATAAAGTATTAATTGAGTTTTGCAATATTGTAAATGATATTATTCAAAAAGATATGATTTTTGGACGTTTAGGTGGAGAAGAGTTTGCAATAACAATTTTTAACAAAGAACAGAGCAGTATATATAAACTTTCTGAAAAGATTAGGGATAAATGTGCAACTTCTCAAATAAAAGTTGAAGATATAAATATTCAATTTACAATCTCGATGGGAGTTGTATTTAAAGAAAATGAAAATGAGTCTATAGATGAGATTTTACATAAAGCAGATCAACTTTTATATAAAGCAAAAAATTCTGGAAGAAATAGGGTGGTTAGAGCAGTTTAA
- a CDS encoding DEAD/DEAH box helicase, whose product MNQLITNTPSNNFYNHIISLLESCDSFIFNVAFLNYSGVQLLLNSLEKCRQKGVKGKILTSTYLDFTEPKALSKLLEFENIELKIFDSSSQGFHSKAYIFKFENEYKTIIGSSNITSSAFKTNIEWNNQSINKKDDRYLETVFNEFDSLWSESIKVDKSFIDSYSSYKKELVKKRFIFNKEIKTNLMQKQALEKLDFFRKNKENKALVIAATGTGKTYLAAFDVKKVKPKRLLFIVHRENILNKAKECFESLIDDFDMGLFTGNNKDILKPYIFATIQTLSSNYEIFKKDEFDYIIYDEAHHIASPSYKKVKDYFDAKFNLGLTATPNRMDGLSIYEQFDDNIACDIRLDEALENKLVSTFHYYGVSDIKELDYEKIDLSDISSLSRFLMINRRVDFIIEKMNFYGYSGNKRRVLAFCSSKEHAFYMAEEFNKRGITSIALTSDDNTQKRDELINSLEDAEKKLEVIFSVDIFNEGIDIPSVNTVLMLRPTNSPIVFVQQLGRGVRRSKDKEFLTLIDFIGNHKKSFLIALALCGKKIIDKESIKFSLLNNFANFKNAHIILDEISKSRIIEQINKENLNSFKYLKDNYLEFKAILGNKIPSMEDFINYDDFINPIPFISESKSFISFLNRVEKNEDIKIICLDENFLKASAFIDYHLPLRRIYEFAILKYLLNNKKIDLNKAKEVLKKYLLNVDENTIRHSFSYLNQEFFDSSQQKRFLKLIEKKDSEICLTDEFQEILKDRYKRSFIESSLNYGIITYEESFSNKDYGLPFFKLYEKYNMLEIALLSNFNKIHSSFRGSGFLKFKDDFFLFITLEKDKYSKASKYVNNFKSNDTFNFVSKPSMSQDKGDGYRLINNKKENVKLHIFVRKFSHVDKKVQKFIYLGLADCDSYSGNKPIDTQLILKKPLSDKLYHEFTEII is encoded by the coding sequence TTGAATCAATTAATCACAAATACTCCTAGCAACAATTTTTACAACCATATTATTTCACTTTTGGAATCTTGTGATTCATTTATTTTTAATGTAGCTTTTTTAAATTACTCTGGTGTTCAATTGCTTTTAAATAGTTTAGAAAAGTGTAGACAAAAAGGTGTAAAAGGAAAAATTCTAACATCTACATATTTAGATTTTACAGAACCAAAAGCCTTATCAAAACTTTTAGAGTTTGAGAATATTGAGCTAAAAATATTTGATTCAAGTTCACAAGGTTTTCATTCAAAAGCATATATCTTCAAGTTTGAAAATGAATATAAAACTATAATTGGTTCTTCCAATATAACATCAAGTGCATTTAAAACAAATATAGAGTGGAACAATCAAAGTATAAATAAAAAGGATGATAGATATTTAGAAACTGTATTTAATGAATTTGATTCTTTATGGAGTGAGTCTATTAAAGTTGATAAAAGTTTTATAGATTCATATTCTTCATATAAAAAAGAATTAGTTAAAAAACGTTTCATTTTTAATAAAGAGATAAAAACAAATTTAATGCAAAAACAAGCATTAGAAAAGTTAGATTTCTTTAGAAAAAATAAAGAAAACAAAGCTTTAGTTATAGCAGCAACTGGAACAGGTAAAACATATTTAGCTGCTTTTGATGTAAAAAAAGTAAAACCAAAAAGATTGCTATTTATTGTTCATAGAGAAAATATTTTGAATAAAGCAAAGGAGTGTTTTGAATCTTTAATAGATGATTTTGATATGGGTCTTTTTACAGGTAATAATAAAGATATATTAAAGCCTTATATTTTTGCAACTATACAAACATTAAGCTCAAACTATGAAATTTTCAAAAAAGATGAATTTGATTATATTATTTATGATGAAGCTCATCATATAGCAAGTCCCTCTTATAAAAAAGTAAAGGATTATTTTGATGCAAAATTTAACTTAGGATTAACAGCAACTCCAAATAGAATGGATGGGCTTTCTATTTATGAACAATTTGATGATAATATAGCTTGTGATATTAGACTTGATGAAGCTTTAGAGAATAAACTTGTTTCCACTTTTCATTATTACGGTGTAAGTGATATAAAAGAGTTGGATTATGAAAAGATTGATTTAAGTGACATAAGTAGTTTATCAAGATTTTTAATGATAAATAGAAGAGTTGATTTTATTATTGAAAAAATGAATTTTTATGGATATTCTGGAAATAAAAGAAGAGTATTAGCCTTTTGTAGTTCAAAAGAGCATGCTTTTTATATGGCAGAAGAGTTTAACAAAAGAGGCATAACTTCAATTGCTTTAACAAGCGATGATAATACACAAAAAAGAGATGAGCTTATTAACTCACTAGAGGATGCAGAAAAAAAACTTGAAGTTATATTTAGTGTGGATATATTTAATGAGGGAATTGATATTCCTTCTGTAAATACCGTTTTGATGTTAAGACCAACAAATTCACCTATAGTATTTGTACAACAATTAGGAAGAGGAGTTAGGAGGTCAAAGGATAAAGAGTTTTTAACCCTAATAGATTTCATAGGAAATCATAAAAAAAGTTTTTTGATTGCTTTAGCCTTATGTGGTAAAAAAATTATTGATAAAGAGAGTATAAAGTTTTCTTTATTAAACAATTTTGCCAATTTTAAAAATGCTCATATTATTCTAGATGAAATCTCAAAAAGTAGAATAATAGAACAAATAAATAAAGAAAATCTAAATAGTTTTAAATATCTAAAAGATAATTATTTGGAGTTTAAAGCAATTTTAGGAAATAAAATTCCATCTATGGAAGATTTTATTAATTATGATGATTTTATAAATCCAATACCTTTTATTAGTGAATCTAAATCTTTTATCTCTTTTTTAAATAGGGTGGAGAAAAATGAAGATATAAAAATAATTTGTTTAGATGAAAATTTTTTAAAAGCTTCGGCTTTTATAGATTATCATCTGCCTTTAAGAAGAATATATGAGTTTGCCATATTAAAATATTTACTTAATAATAAAAAAATCGATTTAAATAAGGCAAAAGAGGTTTTAAAGAAGTATCTATTAAATGTTGATGAAAATACAATTAGACATAGTTTTTCTTATTTAAATCAAGAGTTTTTTGATTCTTCTCAACAAAAAAGATTTTTAAAACTTATTGAAAAAAAAGATTCTGAAATCTGTTTAACAGATGAGTTTCAAGAAATATTAAAAGATAGATACAAAAGAAGTTTTATAGAGAGTTCATTAAATTATGGAATTATAACTTATGAAGAAAGCTTTTCAAACAAAGATTATGGTTTGCCATTTTTTAAATTATATGAAAAATATAATATGCTTGAAATAGCTTTATTATCAAATTTTAATAAAATACATAGTTCTTTTAGAGGAAGTGGCTTCTTAAAATTTAAAGATGATTTCTTTTTATTTATTACATTAGAAAAAGATAAATATTCAAAAGCATCAAAATATGTAAATAATTTTAAATCAAATGATACTTTTAATTTTGTGAGTAAACCCTCTATGTCTCAAGATAAAGGAGATGGATATAGATTGATAAATAATAAAAAAGAGAATGTAAAATTACATATTTTTGTTAGAAAATTTTCCCATGTAGATAAAAAAGTTCAAAAATTTATTTATTTAGGTTTAGCTGATTGTGATTCATATAGTGGTAATAAACCAATTGATACACAACTAATATTAAAAAAGCCATTAAGTGATAAATTATATCATGAGTTTACAGAAATAATTTAG
- a CDS encoding HAMP domain-containing sensor histidine kinase, with protein MVNPLDFDRKTSNKRETLKYVQQHKVPTSSYEIGKFGSGYRFVYPIIKNNIYLGLISLTFSEEAITKSLMKQYDVLSNFIIKKDMFDKDFLKNNKSYKDAHFAGFIHNKTILEDLKLESKKKIIDIKPSYEISKKLYELGQKKEASSIFVNEKDSIVTVIPIYHNISNMYEGFVSIISKGETINLLNTNYYTILFLFIFLYLSVMLLFLQQKIKAVLDKELTKQMIKKDQQLLEQAKMAQMGEMIGNIAHQWRQPLSAISTIASGIKLNHEFGMLQENDIPKNMDLIVDNTKYLSKTIDTFRDFIKEKRVEKEVIIQDRIEESLKIIQASLENNHIKLIKNIDYQTPIKYKMIPEELAQVLINILNNAKDAIIHKKIEDSWIKISLIIKSNKILITIEDNAKGIEEVNIAKIFDPYFTTKHQSQGTGLGLYMSKTIIEKHLGGSLSVKNSENGALFTIELYRQ; from the coding sequence ATGGTTAATCCACTTGATTTTGATAGAAAAACTAGTAATAAAAGAGAAACACTAAAATATGTTCAACAGCATAAAGTTCCTACTTCAAGTTATGAGATAGGAAAATTTGGTTCAGGATATAGATTTGTCTATCCAATAATTAAAAATAATATCTATTTAGGTCTAATTTCTTTAACTTTTAGTGAGGAAGCTATTACAAAATCACTAATGAAACAATATGATGTACTAAGTAACTTTATCATAAAAAAAGATATGTTTGATAAAGATTTTCTAAAAAATAACAAATCTTATAAAGATGCACACTTTGCTGGTTTTATTCATAATAAAACTATATTAGAAGACTTAAAACTGGAATCAAAAAAGAAGATTATAGATATAAAACCTTCATATGAAATCTCAAAAAAACTTTATGAATTGGGACAAAAAAAAGAAGCTTCATCAATATTTGTTAATGAAAAAGATTCTATTGTAACTGTTATACCTATTTATCATAATATCTCAAATATGTATGAAGGTTTTGTTTCAATTATTAGTAAAGGGGAAACTATAAATCTTTTAAATACTAATTACTATACAATCTTGTTTTTATTTATATTTTTATATTTAAGTGTAATGCTACTTTTCTTACAACAAAAAATTAAAGCAGTTTTAGATAAAGAATTAACTAAACAGATGATAAAAAAAGATCAACAACTTTTAGAGCAAGCAAAAATGGCACAAATGGGAGAGATGATAGGAAATATTGCCCACCAATGGAGACAACCTTTAAGTGCTATTAGTACCATAGCAAGTGGAATAAAACTAAATCATGAGTTTGGGATGCTTCAAGAGAATGATATACCTAAAAATATGGATTTAATCGTTGACAATACAAAATACCTTTCAAAAACCATAGATACATTTAGGGATTTTATAAAAGAGAAAAGGGTAGAAAAAGAGGTTATTATTCAAGATAGAATAGAAGAGAGTTTAAAAATCATTCAAGCTTCTTTGGAAAATAATCATATAAAGTTAATCAAAAATATTGATTATCAAACTCCAATAAAATATAAAATGATTCCGGAAGAATTAGCACAAGTTTTAATAAATATATTAAATAATGCTAAAGATGCAATTATTCACAAAAAAATAGAAGATAGTTGGATTAAAATCTCTTTAATAATTAAATCAAATAAAATATTAATTACAATTGAAGATAATGCTAAAGGGATAGAAGAGGTAAATATTGCAAAAATCTTTGACCCATATTTTACAACAAAACATCAATCTCAAGGGACTGGACTTGGATTGTATATGAGTAAAACCATTATTGAAAAACATTTAGGGGGAAGCCTTAGTGTAAAAAATAGTGAAAATGGTGCTTTATTTACAATTGAACTTTATAGGCAATAG